Proteins encoded within one genomic window of Manis pentadactyla isolate mManPen7 chromosome 4, mManPen7.hap1, whole genome shotgun sequence:
- the LRRC8C gene encoding volume-regulated anion channel subunit LRRC8C encodes MIPVTEFRQFSEQQPAFRVLKPWWDVFTDYLSVAMLMIGVFGCTLQVMQDKIICLPKRVPPSQNHSAISNVSQAVASTTPLPPPKPSPANPVTVEMKGLKTDLDLQQYSFINQMCYERALHWYAKYFPYLVLIHTLVFMLCSNFWFKFPGSSSKIEHFISILGKCFDSPWTTRALSEVSGEDSEEKDNRKNNMSRSNTIQSGPEGSLANSQSLKSIPEKFVVDKSAAGALDKKEGEQAKALFEKVKKFRLHVEEGDILYAMYVRQTVLKVIKFLIIIAYNSALVSKVQFTVDCNVDIQDMTGYKNFSCNHTMAHLFSKLSFCYLCFVSIYGLTCLYTLYWLFYRSLREYSFEYVRQETGIDDIPDVKNDFAFMLHMIDQYDPLYSKRFAVFLSEVSENKLKQLNLNNEWTPDKLRQKLQTNAHNRLELPLIMLSGLPDTVFEITELQSLKLEIIKNVMIPATIAQLDNLQELSLHQCSVKIHCAALSFLKENLKVLSVKFDDMRELPPWMYGLRNLEELYLVGSLSHDISKNITLESLRDLKSLKILSIKSNVSKIPQAVADVSSHLQKMCIHNDGTKLVMLNNLKKMTNLTELELVHCDLERIPHAVFSLLSLQELDLKENNLKSIEEIVSFQHLRKLTVLKLWHNSITYIPEHIKKLTSLERLSFSHNKIEVLPSHLFLCNKIRYLDLSYNDIRFIPPEIGVLQSLQYFSITCNKVESLPDELYFCKKLKTLKIGKNNLSVLSPKIGNLLFLSYLDVKGNHFEILPPELGDCRALKRAGLVVEDALFETLPSDVREQMKTE; translated from the coding sequence GTCATGCAAGACAAGATCATCTGCCTTCCGAAAAGAGTTCCGCCTTCTCAGAACCACTCTGCCATTTCAAATGTCTCGCAGGCAGTTGCCAGTACCACCCCGCTGCCTCCACCGAAGCCGTCTCCTGCTAACCCTGTCACTGTGGAAATGAAGGGACTGAAGACAGATCTGGACCTTCAGCAGTACAGCTTCATAAACCAGATGTGCTATGAGCGAGCCCTCCACTGGTACGCCAAGTATTTCCCTTACCTTGTCCTTATCCATACCTTGGTCTTCATGCTCTGCAGCAACTTTTGGTTCAAATTCCCTGGCTCCAGCTCCAAAATAGAACATTTCATTTCAATCCTGGGGAAGTGTTTTGACTCTCCCTGGACCACACGGGCTTTGTCTGAAGTGTCTGGGGAGGActcagaagaaaaggacaacagGAAGAACAACATGAGCAGGTCCAACACCATCCAGTCTGGGCCAGAAGGCAGCCTGGCCAACTCTCAGTCCTTAAAGTCAATTCCTGAGAAGTTTGTGGTTGACAAGTCGGCTGCAGGGGCTCTGGATAAGAAGGAAGGGGAGCAAGCGAAGGCCTTATTTGAGAAGGTGAAGAAGTTCAGGCTGCACGTAGAAGAAGGTGATATACTATATGCTATGTATGTCCGCCAGACTGTACTTAAGGTTATAAAATTCCTGATCATCATTGCCTATAATAGTGCCCTGGTTTCCAAAGTCCAGTTTACCGTGGACTGTAATGTTGACATTCAGGACATGACTGGATATAAAAACTTTTCTTGTAATCACACCATGGCACACTTGTTCTCAAAACTCTCcttttgttacctgtgctttGTAAGTATCTACGGACTGACATGCCTTTATACCTTGTACTGGCTGTTCTACCGTTCTCTAAGGGAATACTCTTTCGAGTATGTCCGGCAGGAGACCGGAATTGATGATATCCCAGACGTGAAAAATGACTTTGCTTTTATGCTTCATATGATAGATCAGTATGACCCTCTGTATTCCAAGAGGTTTGCAGTGTTCCTGTCTGAAGTGAGTGAAAACAAATTAAAGCAGCTGAACTTAAACAACGAGTGGACTCCTGACAAACTGAGGCAGAAGCTGCAGACAAATGCCCATAACCGGCTGGAGTTACCTCTTATCATGCTCTCTGGCCTTCCAGATACTGTTTTTGAAATCACAGAGTTGCAATCTCTAAAACTTGAAATCATTAAGAATGTAATGATACCAGCCACCATTGCACAGCTTGACAATCTCCAAGAACTCTCTCTACACCAGTGCTCAGTCAAGATCCACTGTGCAGCACTGTCTTTCctgaaagaaaacctgaaggtcTTGAGTGTCAAGTTTGATGATATGAGGGAGTTGCCCCCCTGGATGTATGGACTCCGGAATCTGGAAGAGCTCTACCTGGTTGGCTCTCTAAGTCATGATATTTCCAAAAATATCACCCTTGAGTCTCTGCGGGATCTCAAAAGCCTTAAAATTCTCTCCATCAAAAGCAATGTTTCCAAAATCCCTCAGGCAGTGGCTGATGTTTCCAGCCACCTCCAGAAGATGTGCATACATAACGATGGCACCAAGCTGGTGATGCTCAACAATTTGAAGAAGATGACCAATCTAACGGAGCTGGAGCTAGTCCACTGCGACCTGGAGCGCATTCCTCACGCTGTGTTCAGCCTGCTTAGCCTCCAGGAATTGGACCTCAAGGAAAATAACCTGAAATCTATAGAAGAAATCGTCAGCTTCCAGCACCTGAGAAAGCTGACAGTGCTAAAACTGTGGCACAACAGCATCACCTATATCCCAGAGCATATAAAGAAACTCACCAGCCTGGAGCGTCTGTCCTTCAGTCACAATAAAATAGAGGTGCTGCCTTCCCACCTCTTCCTGTGCAACAAAATCCGATACTTGGACTTATCCTACAATGACATTCGATTTATCCCACCTGAAATTGGAGTTCTACAAAGTTTACAGTATTTTTCCATCACTTGTAACAAAGTGGAAAGCCTTCCAGATGAACTCTACTTCTGCAAGAAACTTAAAACTCTGAAGATTGGGAAAAACAACCTATCAGTACTTTCACCAAAAATTGGAAATTTACTGTTTCTTTCCTACTTAGATGTTAAAGGCAATCACTTTGAAATCTTGCCTCCTGAACTGGGTGACTGCCGGGCTCTGAAGCGGGCTGGTTTAGTTGTAGAAGACGCTCTGTTTGAAACTCTGCCTTCTGATGTCCGGgagcaaatgaaaacagaataa